Proteins encoded by one window of Panicum virgatum strain AP13 chromosome 7N, P.virgatum_v5, whole genome shotgun sequence:
- the LOC120682332 gene encoding uncharacterized protein LOC120682332: MELDLPPQQVPQLTDLAAAIHRATAAATALSTPSPSSHAAAAVAALRDAHAAIGSFLSRLDVAAALSCDDQPMAEGGQEPEEDGEGEHMVGEVEEGLRDCVLQGSKRRKRPVPPSWPLGRRKSGGCEAAEVAAAPVLDVEGRRRAAMNLLLQFHAWCVGGMGLQASANHCLLPGTKVFDNVCGSFRSSQRCSQSDRQ, translated from the exons ATGGAGCTTGATCTCCCGCCACAACAGGTCCCGCAGCTCACAGACcttgccgccgccatccaccGCGCAACGGCTGCCGCTACCGCGCTCTCCACGCCCTCTCCGtcctcccacgccgccgccgcggtggccgccCTCCGCGACGCCCACGCCGCCATCGGCTCCTTCCTCTCCAGACTCGACGTGGCCGCCGCGTTGTCCTGCGACGATCAGCCCATGGCGGAGGGCGGCCAGGAGCCTGAGGAAGATGGGGAGGGGGAGCACATGGTCGGGGAAGTGGAGGAGGGGCTCCGGGACTGTGTCCTGCAGGGGAGCAAGAGGCGGAAGCGGCCCGTGCCGCCGTCGTGGCCCCTAGGACGCCGCAAGAGCGGTGGTTGCGAGGCCGCAGAGGTTGCCGCCGCTCCGGTGCTGGACgtcgaggggcggcggcgcgcggccatgAATCTACTGCTACAGTTCCATGCTTGGTGCGTAGGAG GAATGGGTTTACAAGCGTCTGCCAATCATTGCTTGCTGCCAGGAACAAAGGTTTTCGACAATGTTTGTGGGTCATTCCGTTCTTCACAGAGATGCAGCCAATCAGACAGACAGTAG
- the LOC120683240 gene encoding uncharacterized protein LOC120683240, with translation MELDLPPQQVPQLTDHAAAIHRAAAAATALSTPSPSSHAAAAAAVAALRDAHAAIGSFFSRLDAAAALSSDDQPMAEGGQEPEEDGEGEHMVGEVEEGLRDCVLQGSKRRKRPVPPSWPLGRRKSGGCEAAEAAAAAVLDVEGRRRAAMNLLLQFHAWCVGGELLSCFVAVLYCLN, from the coding sequence ATGGAGCTTGATCTCCCGCCACAACAGGTCCCGCAGCTCAcagaccacgccgccgccatccaccgCGCAGCGGCTGCCGCTACCGCGCTCTCCACGCCCTCTCCGtcctcccacgccgccgccgccgccgcggtggccgccCTCCGCGATGCCCACGCCGCCATCGGCTCCTTCTTCTCCAGACTCGACGCGGCCGCCGCGTTGTCCAGCGACGATCAGCCCATGGCAGAGGGCGGCCAGGAGCCGGAGGAAGATGGGGAGGGGGAGCACATGGTCGGGGAAGTGGAGGAGGGGCTCCGGGACTGCGTCCTGCAGGGGAGCAAGAGGCGGAAGCGGCCCGTGCCGCCGTCGTGGCCCCTAGGACGCCGCAAGAGCGGCGGTTGCGAGGCCGCagaggcggccgccgcggcggtgctggacgtcgaggggcggcggcgcgcggccatgAATCTACTGCTACAGTTCCATGCTTGGTGCGTAGGAGGTGAGTTACTTTCGTGTTTCGTCGCAGTACTTTATTGTCTGAATTAA